A stretch of the Desulfuromonas sp. genome encodes the following:
- a CDS encoding DUF2207 domain-containing protein, whose product MKKILIILILLLFSSSVYSAERILSFQSDIEISSDSSMRVTEEITVLAEGKEIKRGIYRDFPTDYRDRFGNRYRVGFEVLDVRRDGASEGYHTKKINNGIRVYLGRSDHYLNQGVYEYELTYRTDRQLGYFEKHDELYWNVTGHDWNFPIDSVEARVTLPQFFADDQTTAEAYTGRYGGKGNDYSIERGLSGEIVFSSTRPFASKEGMTIVVTWPKGYVVEPTARDEVVSVFRDNQAWVVAVCVLVIILVYYLAAWFRVGKDPAEGVVLAEYTPPPGFSPASSRFIERMGYDHKAFAAALINLAVQGLVEIIEENKDYVVKRTAAEATDLAAGEKTLLKNIFGSVNASAGKRQTLSQKYHAKIRRALNAHEESLRNDYEKKFFVTNKWWLVPGVVFTLLSLAATLLALDDGERIATGGFLLAWLSGWTVGVIVLSYRTINAWRGARTGGTVVAAIFMTLFSAPFVIAEVVVIGVMAHQVSPALPALLVGAIGLNLLFYQLLKAPTRAGRRLLDKIAGFRLFLDVAEKDEMNFKNPPEKTPELFEKYLPYALALDVEHRWAERFARLFADLQGSGDTYRPLWYHGRNWSAHHPTMLTGALGNSLSSALSSAATAPGSSSGSGGGGFSGGGGGGGGGGGW is encoded by the coding sequence ATGAAGAAAATTCTGATCATTTTGATTCTGCTCCTGTTCAGCTCATCGGTTTATTCTGCAGAACGTATCCTCTCTTTTCAGAGCGATATCGAGATTTCTTCCGACAGTTCGATGCGGGTGACTGAAGAAATTACTGTGCTAGCCGAAGGGAAGGAGATCAAACGGGGGATCTATCGTGACTTCCCGACTGACTACAGGGATCGATTTGGCAATCGCTACCGGGTAGGATTTGAGGTGCTTGACGTTCGGCGAGATGGAGCTTCGGAAGGCTATCATACTAAAAAAATCAATAACGGGATCCGGGTTTACCTGGGCCGGAGCGATCATTATCTCAATCAGGGAGTCTACGAATACGAGCTGACCTACAGAACCGATCGCCAACTCGGTTACTTCGAAAAACACGACGAACTCTACTGGAACGTGACCGGTCACGACTGGAACTTCCCGATTGACTCGGTTGAGGCAAGAGTTACGCTGCCGCAGTTTTTTGCCGATGATCAAACCACGGCCGAGGCCTATACCGGACGCTATGGGGGAAAGGGGAATGACTACAGCATCGAAAGAGGGTTGTCGGGTGAGATCGTTTTTTCCTCAACCCGGCCATTCGCCAGTAAGGAGGGGATGACGATTGTCGTGACCTGGCCGAAGGGATATGTCGTCGAGCCGACGGCCCGGGATGAAGTTGTCTCGGTTTTTCGTGATAATCAGGCCTGGGTCGTCGCTGTCTGCGTATTGGTCATCATTCTGGTCTATTACCTGGCAGCCTGGTTCCGGGTCGGCAAAGACCCGGCGGAGGGGGTCGTTTTGGCAGAGTACACGCCGCCACCCGGGTTTTCGCCGGCATCATCCCGATTTATTGAACGGATGGGCTACGATCATAAAGCCTTTGCCGCCGCCCTGATCAACCTGGCGGTTCAGGGTCTTGTTGAAATTATCGAGGAGAATAAGGACTATGTTGTCAAGCGGACAGCCGCTGAGGCGACTGATCTGGCCGCGGGTGAAAAAACCTTGCTGAAAAATATCTTCGGCAGTGTCAATGCTTCGGCCGGCAAACGGCAGACCCTGAGCCAGAAGTATCATGCAAAAATCCGGCGGGCGCTCAATGCGCATGAAGAGTCGTTGCGTAATGATTATGAAAAAAAATTTTTTGTCACCAATAAGTGGTGGCTGGTTCCCGGGGTTGTTTTCACTCTCCTCTCGCTGGCTGCTACGCTGCTCGCTCTTGATGATGGTGAGCGGATTGCAACGGGCGGTTTTTTGCTGGCCTGGCTCTCCGGCTGGACAGTCGGGGTGATCGTCCTCTCTTATCGTACGATCAATGCCTGGCGAGGAGCGCGGACCGGCGGGACCGTTGTCGCAGCAATCTTTATGACTCTGTTTTCTGCACCTTTCGTGATTGCCGAAGTTGTCGTCATTGGGGTTATGGCCCACCAGGTGTCGCCGGCGTTGCCGGCTCTTCTGGTCGGTGCGATCGGTCTCAACCTGCTTTTTTATCAATTGCTCAAGGCACCGACCCGGGCCGGTCGACGACTCCTCGACAAAATTGCAGGGTTCAGACTATTTCTTGATGTCGCCGAAAAAGACGAAATGAATTTCAAAAACCCGCCTGAAAAGACGCCCGAGCTGTTTGAAAAATACCTGCCCTACGCCCTGGCCCTTGATGTCGAGCACCGGTGGGCCGAACGGTTCGCCCGGTTGTTCGCAGACCTGCAGGGCAGCGGTGACACCTACCGACCTCTCTGGTATCATGGTCGCAACTGGAGTGCGCATCACCCAACCATGCTGACCGGTGCGCTCGGCAATTCTCTGAGTTCGGCCCTTTCCTCAGCGGCGACCGCACCCGGTTCATCATCCGGTTCAGGTGGCGGTGGTTTTTCCGGTGGCGGCGGTGGTGGCGGCGGCGGTGGCGGATGGTAG